One window of Lawsonibacter asaccharolyticus genomic DNA carries:
- a CDS encoding phosphoenolpyruvate-protein phosphotransferase, with product MKILQGQGVSKGVEHGPIYFCRRSQTLIQPDKADDPRFQEERLDRAMEQTAQQLGQMAELARAQAGDSAAQLFETHAMFLEDEDYTGAMEELLAEGYCAEYAVDQAGEQFSAMLAAMDDPYMQARAGDVKDVTGRILNNLMGVVEGGIDSHVPVILAAADLAPSETIQLDKSKILAIATQGGSGNSHTAILARTMGIPAVCGLGASFNESYHGKQAYIVGETGQVIFDPDQETLQSLKARQEQQAQRRALMRSMAGREDVTLDGRKIKLCCNIGSLEDVDAVLANDGQGIGLFRSEFLYLAAGGCPSEEDQFQAYKRVALAMKGKRVIVRTLDIGADKQAGRFHLNREENPALGLRAIRICLNHPEVFRTQLRALYRASACGKIAIMFPMIASVWEVKECRRACQRVMDELTAEEIPFNPDTEIGIMIETPAAVFMAPELARLVDFFSVGTNDLTQYTLACDRQRSDLGKFFDPHHPAVLRALKMAADAAHEAGIWIGICGELGADPDLLPTFLAIGIDELSVAPSAVLPLRAALHKSIANRCTLDLLMS from the coding sequence GTTTCCAAAGGTGTAGAGCACGGCCCCATCTATTTTTGCCGCCGCAGCCAGACGCTCATTCAGCCCGACAAAGCCGACGACCCCCGGTTCCAGGAGGAGCGGCTGGACCGTGCCATGGAGCAGACGGCCCAGCAGCTGGGACAGATGGCCGAACTGGCCCGGGCGCAGGCGGGGGACAGTGCCGCCCAGCTGTTTGAGACCCACGCCATGTTTTTAGAGGACGAGGACTATACCGGCGCCATGGAGGAGCTGCTGGCCGAGGGGTACTGCGCCGAGTACGCCGTGGACCAGGCCGGGGAGCAGTTTTCCGCCATGCTGGCGGCCATGGACGACCCCTATATGCAGGCCCGCGCCGGCGACGTCAAGGACGTCACCGGGCGCATTTTGAACAACCTGATGGGCGTGGTGGAGGGGGGCATCGACTCCCATGTGCCGGTGATCCTGGCCGCCGCCGACCTGGCCCCCTCCGAGACCATCCAGCTGGACAAGAGCAAGATCCTGGCCATCGCCACCCAGGGCGGCTCCGGGAACAGCCACACCGCCATCCTGGCCCGCACTATGGGCATCCCCGCGGTCTGCGGCCTGGGGGCCAGCTTTAACGAGAGCTACCACGGCAAACAGGCCTACATCGTGGGGGAGACCGGCCAGGTGATCTTCGACCCGGACCAGGAGACCCTCCAGAGCCTGAAGGCCCGCCAGGAGCAGCAGGCCCAGCGCCGGGCGCTGATGCGCAGCATGGCGGGCAGAGAGGATGTGACTCTGGATGGCCGGAAGATCAAGCTCTGCTGCAACATCGGCTCTCTGGAGGACGTGGATGCGGTGCTGGCCAATGACGGCCAGGGCATCGGCCTGTTTCGCTCGGAGTTCCTCTATCTGGCCGCCGGCGGCTGCCCCTCCGAGGAGGACCAGTTCCAGGCCTACAAGCGAGTGGCCTTGGCCATGAAGGGCAAGCGGGTCATCGTGCGCACCTTGGACATCGGGGCGGATAAGCAGGCGGGCCGTTTCCATCTGAACAGGGAGGAGAACCCAGCCCTGGGCCTGCGGGCCATCCGCATCTGTCTCAACCATCCCGAGGTGTTCCGCACCCAGCTGCGGGCGCTGTACCGGGCCAGCGCCTGCGGTAAGATCGCCATCATGTTCCCCATGATCGCCAGCGTGTGGGAGGTGAAGGAGTGCCGCCGGGCCTGCCAGCGGGTGATGGATGAGCTCACCGCCGAAGAGATCCCCTTCAACCCGGACACCGAGATCGGCATCATGATCGAGACTCCCGCCGCCGTGTTCATGGCGCCTGAGCTGGCCCGGCTGGTGGACTTCTTTTCCGTGGGCACCAACGACCTGACTCAGTACACGCTGGCCTGTGACCGACAACGCAGCGACCTGGGCAAGTTTTTCGATCCTCACCACCCCGCAGTGCTCCGGGCTCTGAAAATGGCCGCCGACGCCGCCCACGAGGCGGGCATCTGGATCGGGATCTGCGGGGAGCTGGGGGCCGACCCGGATCTGCTGCCCACCTTCCTGGCCATCGGCATCGACGAGCTCAGCGTCGCCCCCTCCGCCGTGCTCCCCCTGCGCGCCGCCCTGCACAAGAGCATCGCAAACCGCTGCACCCTCGACCTGCTGATGTCCTGA